A genomic region of Nevskiales bacterium contains the following coding sequences:
- the secG gene encoding preprotein translocase subunit SecG: MHTFLIVIQVLLALGIIGLVLLQQGKGADMGAAFGSGASGTVFGARGSANFLSRTTAVLAYEPVWAIGTGRTASPEQAQAAHAALRRL, from the coding sequence ATGCATACGTTTCTGATCGTGATTCAGGTCCTGCTCGCGCTGGGCATCATCGGCCTGGTGCTGCTGCAGCAGGGCAAGGGCGCCGACATGGGCGCGGCCTTCGGCAGCGGCGCCTCGGGTACGGTGTTCGGCGCGCGCGGCTCGGCCAATTTCCTGAGCCGCACCACGGCGGTGCTGGCGTATGAGCCAGTCTGGGCGATCGGCACCGGCCGCACCGCCAGCCCGGAGCAGGCGCAGGCGGCACACGCGGCGCTGCGGCGACTG